The Deinococcus terrestris genomic sequence TAGATGTACAGGGTGGTCGAGAGCTTGGAGTGCCCCAGATTTTTGGAGATGGCGTCCGCCTGATCCCGATTCCGCGCCAATGCCAGTGAAGCGAGGGTATGCCGGAGCCCGTGGACAGGTATGCGTCGAATCTGGGCCTCGTCGCAGTAGGCATCAAGGTAGCGCTTCAGGTTCTCCAAGTTCAGGCGGACACCTGACAAGCCCGTGAACACATGTCCCGTCTCCACCCACTTCCCTGCTCTTTCAGGGCCTGCTGCTGGGCCTAATGTTCCTCCAGAAACTTCCAGGATTCTTCGGACAGGGGTAGCACGCGGGCACCGGCGGTGGTCTTGGGCGGGCTCACGTGCAGCTTGCCCTTGATCGCTACTAAGGACTCCTCAACGACGATGTGAGGGTGATCCCCCTCCAAAACCACCTTGGCCCAGCGCAGCCCGCAAGCCTCGCCCCGGCGCAACCCGGTCTGAAGGATGAACAGGAAGATTTGACCGAAAGGGTGACGGCGCCACAGGCAGTAGGCGGGTTACCTCCTGTGGGGTGAGTGCCTTGCCCTGGGGGTGAGTCTTAGGCTTACGAATCGGCTCGGGCTTGATGATGTCGCATGGGTTCTGCCGGATGACCTACATGTACAGCGCCTCCTTTAACGCGCCGTTCAGAACGCAGTGAATCTGCCGCTGGAGCGACGCACCTACGTCCTTGGCATTCAAGAGCCTGTAGAAGACATGGAGGTCAAGGCGACGCACCTCTTGGAGTTGTTTCCGGGC encodes the following:
- a CDS encoding tyrosine-type recombinase/integrase, with protein sequence MFTGLSGVRLNLENLKRYLDAYCDEAQIRRIPVHGLRHTLASLALARNRDQADAISKNLGHSKLSTTLYIYRTVHSEERRQAAVNLSDLLPIEKPVGGDAA